A single region of the Thermotoga profunda AZM34c06 genome encodes:
- a CDS encoding DUF362 domain-containing protein, with the protein MKKSKVAVLKTHPDRILEDYLRLMEMAEIEKNLDKNIVTILKDNISWHLPMPSANTTPWQLEGTIKALKKFGFQQIVAVENKTVVTRPKHGEKMNKFDVVYSKYKIPVLYNFEEKDMKWVDYKPKSQLRALDKIFPEGIKLPDYFFGKNIVHLPTMKCHIYTTTTGAMKNAFGGLLNTKRHYAHSWIHETLVDLLKIQKEIHSGIFAVMDGTTAGNGPGPRTLKPVRADLILASSDQVAIDAVAAKIMGFDPMQIDYIRIADEEGLGNGKLENIEIVGYDVSNLNYKFTVGDNMASRVGDLLWFGPLKRLQKLFFRTPLVYIFVLASEIYHDRIWWNFKGKKIFEDWKRNSPWGRLWEEYK; encoded by the coding sequence TTGAAAAAATCAAAGGTGGCAGTGTTGAAAACACATCCAGATCGTATTCTTGAAGATTATTTGAGATTAATGGAAATGGCAGAAATTGAAAAAAATCTTGACAAAAATATCGTTACCATTCTTAAAGATAATATTTCATGGCATCTTCCCATGCCTTCGGCGAACACTACCCCATGGCAACTTGAAGGAACGATAAAAGCCTTGAAGAAATTTGGCTTTCAGCAGATTGTGGCAGTCGAAAACAAGACAGTTGTCACTCGCCCAAAGCATGGTGAAAAGATGAACAAATTCGATGTTGTCTATTCAAAGTACAAAATACCTGTTTTGTACAACTTTGAAGAAAAAGACATGAAATGGGTTGATTACAAACCAAAATCACAACTGAGAGCACTTGATAAGATTTTTCCAGAAGGCATCAAACTACCAGATTATTTCTTTGGAAAGAACATAGTCCATCTTCCGACCATGAAATGCCACATATACACTACGACAACTGGTGCAATGAAAAATGCCTTTGGTGGACTTTTGAACACTAAGAGGCACTACGCGCACAGTTGGATCCATGAAACGTTAGTTGACTTACTCAAGATCCAAAAAGAAATTCATTCAGGTATTTTTGCAGTAATGGATGGAACAACTGCTGGTAATGGGCCAGGACCAAGGACACTTAAACCTGTTCGAGCTGATTTGATATTGGCAAGTTCTGATCAAGTTGCCATAGATGCTGTTGCGGCAAAGATCATGGGATTTGATCCAATGCAGATTGATTACATAAGGATAGCTGATGAAGAAGGTTTGGGTAATGGAAAACTCGAAAACATAGAGATTGTAGGATACGATGTTTCGAATTTGAACTATAAATTCACAGTTGGAGATAACATGGCAAGTAGAGTTGGTGATCTTCTATGGTTTGGTCCTTTAAAAAGACTGCAGAAGTTGTTCTTCAGAACACCTTTGGTTTATATCTTCGTCCTTGCTTCGGAAATTTACCACGATAGAATTTGGTGGAACTTCAAAGGCAAAAAAATCTTTGAAGATTGGAAAAGGAATAGTCCTTGGGGGAGGTTGTGGGAGGAATACAAGTGA
- a CDS encoding ABC transporter substrate-binding protein, with protein MKRILTILMVVLTVLAISYPLTIFDDAARVVTITKEPQRIVSVAPLATKYLQYLGVENKVVGVTDWDDFEAEKIGNMVPLNVEKILSLKPDIVFASGGFQFPEIVKLEEQKITTVVLNPNTIEQILTDLVMVGTIMNKTIEAKKLADELKNYYQSVAKKAYSIPFEKRVKVVYLLDIPGPEVREIWTCGQGSYLNEIITLAGGVNIAAAYTGANGWLPVSIEFIAAQNPDVLLVANYVPGTEDQIKEKLKQHSAFKDIKAVRNNKIYIYDGNLLSLAVPQIINFVEKFYNDFYGGK; from the coding sequence ATGAAAAGGATTCTTACGATCTTGATGGTTGTTCTTACCGTTTTGGCAATTTCCTACCCATTAACGATCTTTGATGATGCGGCTCGGGTTGTCACAATTACCAAGGAACCTCAGCGTATTGTCAGTGTTGCTCCGCTGGCGACAAAATATCTACAATATCTTGGAGTTGAAAACAAGGTAGTTGGAGTTACAGATTGGGATGATTTTGAAGCAGAAAAGATAGGAAATATGGTGCCTCTTAATGTTGAAAAGATACTAAGCCTGAAACCAGATATCGTCTTTGCGTCTGGAGGCTTTCAATTTCCCGAGATTGTCAAACTTGAAGAACAAAAAATAACCACAGTTGTCTTGAATCCAAATACAATTGAGCAGATACTCACCGATCTTGTCATGGTTGGTACGATAATGAACAAAACCATCGAAGCTAAGAAACTCGCAGATGAGTTGAAAAATTATTATCAGTCTGTTGCTAAGAAGGCATACAGTATTCCTTTTGAGAAGAGAGTGAAAGTAGTCTATTTATTAGACATACCCGGCCCTGAGGTTCGTGAAATTTGGACATGCGGTCAAGGCTCTTATTTAAATGAGATTATCACACTTGCTGGTGGTGTCAACATAGCAGCTGCTTATACAGGAGCCAACGGTTGGTTACCTGTTTCGATTGAGTTTATAGCCGCTCAAAACCCCGATGTACTTTTAGTAGCAAATTACGTTCCTGGTACAGAAGATCAAATCAAAGAAAAGCTAAAGCAACATTCTGCATTTAAGGATATCAAAGCTGTCAGAAACAACAAGATATACATCTACGATGGAAATCTTCTCTCATTGGCAGTACCACAGATAATAAATTTTGTAGAAAAATTCTACAACGACTTCTACGGGGGGAAATGA
- a CDS encoding FecCD family ABC transporter permease, whose product MNLKKWRFLSVAFLLMGTILICVGFGGTKIPFTEVMGSIFLKKSDWQHIIWNIRLPRVVMSVVVGAGLSTVGSVFQGLLRNPLVDPYLLGVSSGASFGAVLSLLLMDIFGLHLLHRMSVLSFGFAILAAFMTIILSRRNGVTPITELILSGVLVSILFSSATVMSMMLLRKNITHAYVWLFGTLSGISWKDVPLPLLSVIGFIVISTGLSQQLNVISLGENQARISGINVEFVRIFLYLFGSFVTATIVSVCGVIGFVGLITPHMARRLFGNDHKILIVSSALIGGILLCVCDTLARSIIRPSEIPIGVITSFVGAPIMFVLMKRGGTNV is encoded by the coding sequence ATGAATTTGAAAAAATGGCGCTTTCTTTCGGTGGCTTTCTTGTTAATGGGCACCATTTTGATCTGTGTTGGTTTTGGTGGAACTAAAATACCATTCACTGAGGTTATGGGATCTATCTTTCTAAAAAAAAGTGATTGGCAGCACATTATTTGGAATATAAGATTGCCAAGAGTAGTCATGTCTGTTGTTGTTGGTGCCGGCTTGTCCACCGTTGGAAGCGTCTTCCAGGGACTTCTTAGAAATCCTCTTGTCGATCCGTACCTTCTTGGTGTCTCTTCAGGCGCCTCTTTTGGAGCTGTTCTCTCTTTGTTGTTAATGGATATCTTTGGTTTACATTTATTACATAGAATGTCTGTATTGAGTTTTGGTTTTGCTATTTTAGCAGCTTTCATGACCATCATTCTTTCCAGAAGAAACGGTGTGACACCCATAACAGAACTCATACTAAGTGGTGTATTGGTGAGTATTCTGTTCAGTTCAGCCACTGTTATGAGCATGATGCTCTTAAGGAAGAACATAACGCATGCTTATGTGTGGCTTTTTGGAACTTTATCAGGTATCAGTTGGAAAGATGTACCATTGCCTTTGCTGAGTGTTATTGGCTTTATTGTGATTTCTACGGGTTTATCACAGCAATTGAACGTCATATCTCTTGGTGAAAATCAAGCCAGGATTTCAGGGATCAACGTCGAATTTGTGAGAATATTTCTTTACTTGTTTGGTAGCTTCGTCACAGCAACGATTGTCTCGGTTTGTGGTGTTATAGGTTTTGTTGGACTGATAACACCTCATATGGCAAGGAGATTATTCGGCAATGACCACAAGATTTTAATAGTTTCAAGTGCTTTAATTGGTGGCATACTACTTTGCGTTTGTGATACCTTAGCAAGATCCATAATAAGACCTTCCGAGATACCAATTGGTGTTATAACGTCCTTTGTTGGTGCACCTATAATGTTTGTCCTCATGAAAAGAGGTGGCACCAATGTTTAA
- a CDS encoding ABC transporter ATP-binding protein, producing MFKIVLENVRFRYNSKSQFALDGVDLEINEGDFVALLGPNGCGKTTLLKLIAGLLSPSSGLVKIDGKDPSKLKRKQLARMVGLVTQDFAPVYNYTAIQIVLTGRLPYSRSFFSTWTENDVEIAKNSLVKVDSAEFTNRLFYSLSTGEQKRVAIARILAQDTPILLLDEPTAHLDPGHVVKIKELLKNLHQEGKTLIAAFHDINTATELCNRLVLMKEGKVLFCGTPEQVINVNNLETIYGVQVSIISDPKTKRPVVVY from the coding sequence ATGTTTAAGATCGTTCTTGAGAATGTGAGATTTCGTTACAATTCCAAGAGTCAATTTGCGTTAGATGGAGTAGATCTTGAGATAAATGAAGGTGATTTTGTTGCATTGCTTGGTCCAAATGGATGCGGGAAGACAACTCTACTGAAGTTAATAGCAGGACTATTATCACCTTCAAGTGGTTTGGTAAAGATAGATGGTAAAGATCCAAGTAAATTGAAGAGAAAGCAATTGGCAAGAATGGTAGGACTTGTGACACAAGACTTTGCACCGGTATATAATTACACTGCAATTCAAATTGTTTTGACTGGAAGATTACCATATTCAAGAAGTTTTTTTTCAACATGGACAGAAAATGATGTTGAGATTGCCAAAAATTCATTGGTGAAAGTAGATAGTGCTGAATTTACAAATAGATTGTTCTACAGTCTCAGCACGGGTGAACAAAAAAGGGTGGCAATCGCCAGGATATTGGCGCAGGATACTCCTATTTTGCTGTTGGACGAACCGACGGCACATTTGGACCCGGGACATGTTGTAAAGATAAAGGAATTACTAAAGAATTTACATCAAGAAGGAAAAACTTTAATTGCGGCTTTTCATGATATAAATACGGCAACTGAACTGTGCAACAGATTGGTTTTGATGAAAGAAGGAAAAGTACTGTTTTGCGGTACACCCGAACAGGTGATTAACGTAAATAACCTTGAAACGATTTATGGTGTTCAAGTTTCGATAATCTCAGATCCGAAAACAAAGCGTCCTGTTGTCGTTTATTAG
- a CDS encoding AfsR/SARP family transcriptional regulator → MLRITTFGVFSIVSENKVLNLNKIRSRKARDLLGYFVVFRRKQIPSEILCEIFWAEMEEKYAKMNLQSTIHMLRAFFGKDIITFQNGNYCFDPAETIEVDADEFENLIQLSRSTQDITKKKTILENAIALYKGDFLVENLYEDWTAQFREYYRDLYVQALIDIAQIFMDENAFTESIEALKNTLNNDPFNETAALMLMKVYLKKGCSSEAVKAYRKFFEILNKELQIKPSKELTQLYEAIIKGDKEAILQRLKHVIRESDQVQILSEDKIGVLINGVAEKIANGIYQRIEAILDGSVDGIKVYLRKAR, encoded by the coding sequence GTGTTGAGAATCACGACTTTTGGTGTTTTTTCAATCGTTTCTGAAAACAAAGTATTGAATCTGAACAAAATCAGATCTCGCAAGGCTCGAGATTTGCTTGGATATTTTGTTGTATTTAGACGTAAACAAATTCCAAGTGAAATACTCTGTGAGATCTTCTGGGCAGAAATGGAAGAAAAATACGCGAAAATGAATTTGCAGAGCACAATTCACATGCTAAGGGCATTCTTTGGCAAGGACATTATCACGTTTCAAAATGGAAATTATTGCTTTGACCCAGCTGAAACAATAGAAGTTGACGCAGACGAGTTTGAAAATCTGATACAACTGTCCAGATCAACACAGGATATTACCAAGAAAAAAACGATTCTTGAGAACGCAATAGCTTTGTACAAAGGAGATTTCTTGGTTGAAAATCTTTACGAAGATTGGACTGCTCAGTTTCGGGAATACTATAGAGATCTGTATGTACAAGCTTTGATAGACATAGCTCAAATATTCATGGATGAGAATGCTTTTACAGAATCTATAGAAGCACTTAAAAACACACTGAACAATGACCCATTCAATGAAACCGCAGCGCTTATGCTTATGAAGGTGTATTTGAAAAAGGGCTGTTCCTCCGAAGCAGTTAAGGCTTATAGAAAATTCTTTGAGATTCTGAATAAAGAGCTACAAATAAAACCATCGAAGGAATTGACGCAACTTTATGAAGCTATTATTAAAGGAGATAAGGAAGCAATATTACAAAGGTTGAAACATGTCATTAGAGAGAGTGATCAGGTACAGATACTTTCCGAAGACAAGATAGGTGTATTGATTAATGGAGTCGCCGAGAAAATTGCTAATGGTATTTATCAGAGAATTGAAGCAATCTTGGATGGTAGCGTTGACGGGATAAAAGTATATCTGAGGAAAGCTCGTTAG
- a CDS encoding BMP family lipoprotein, with translation MRKVLVAILLTAAVVFALGFKVIMVTDVGGLGDKSFNDGTWEGALRAAKEIGAEAQVIQSYEQADYIPNLTKAAQQADVVFAVGFMMTDALFKVAKQFPNTYFVGIDITPPEGQTLPNVVCYIFKEEQAGFYAGYIGAAMTTTGKIGFIGGIPIPPVERFRYGFEAGAKIYSTLHKKKVEVLKGYTNDFEDPKKGKDLTLAQYAQGADIVFLAAGACGNGGIEAAKEKMVALVGSDKLVDIIDYYMKNKKGYFAIGVDVDQDYMAPGVVLCSATKGISSAAYYGVKAAWEGTFEGGLKVLGIKENGAGASPMKYTKGMIPNSVIAELEYLAKLIKDGKLVIPDTEDGLKAFQVPSITFPF, from the coding sequence ATGAGAAAGGTCTTAGTAGCAATTTTGTTGACGGCGGCAGTAGTTTTCGCGTTGGGTTTCAAGGTGATCATGGTTACTGACGTTGGCGGTTTAGGTGATAAGTCCTTCAACGATGGTACTTGGGAAGGTGCATTGAGAGCAGCAAAAGAAATCGGAGCAGAGGCTCAGGTTATTCAATCCTATGAACAGGCTGACTACATTCCCAACCTTACAAAGGCAGCTCAACAAGCTGATGTGGTTTTTGCGGTTGGTTTCATGATGACAGATGCCCTTTTCAAAGTTGCTAAACAGTTCCCCAACACATATTTTGTCGGAATAGATATTACACCACCTGAAGGGCAAACATTACCGAATGTCGTTTGCTATATCTTCAAAGAGGAACAAGCCGGATTTTATGCTGGATACATTGGTGCTGCGATGACTACAACGGGCAAGATAGGTTTCATTGGCGGTATTCCTATTCCACCAGTTGAGAGATTCCGCTATGGTTTTGAAGCCGGTGCGAAGATTTATTCTACTCTACACAAAAAGAAGGTAGAAGTGCTCAAAGGATACACCAATGATTTTGAGGATCCAAAAAAGGGTAAAGATCTCACATTGGCTCAATATGCACAGGGTGCAGATATAGTTTTCTTGGCAGCAGGTGCTTGTGGTAATGGTGGAATAGAAGCTGCAAAAGAGAAAATGGTTGCTCTTGTTGGTTCAGACAAGCTTGTAGACATAATCGATTACTACATGAAAAACAAAAAAGGTTATTTTGCAATCGGTGTCGATGTTGACCAGGATTACATGGCTCCTGGTGTTGTGTTGTGCAGTGCGACGAAAGGTATATCTTCAGCGGCATATTATGGTGTGAAAGCAGCTTGGGAAGGAACCTTTGAAGGCGGCTTGAAAGTATTAGGCATAAAAGAAAATGGTGCAGGTGCAAGTCCGATGAAATACACCAAAGGTATGATACCCAATTCAGTTATAGCTGAGCTTGAGTATTTGGCAAAGTTGATTAAAGATGGAAAACTTGTGATACCAGATACAGAAGATGGGTTAAAGGCTTTCCAAGTTCCTTCGATAACTTTTCCATTTTGA